From Candidatus Binataceae bacterium:
CGAGCATTTCGGCGGACGGCCGTTGATCGTGGCGGTCGAACCGAAGAACTCTCCCGTGCTGGAGGGGGGCGAGCCCGGGTTCCACAAGATTCAGGGAATCGGGGCCGGCTTCGTGCCGCAAAACCTCGACACCAGCATCTATGACGAGATCATCGCGGTGAGCGATGAGGAGGCGACGATACATACGCGCCGCCTCGCCCGCGAAGAGGGATTGCTGGTCGGGATCTCCTCGGGCGCGGCATGCTGCGCGGCGCTGCAGGTGGCAAAGCGGCTTGGACGCGGCAAGATCGTCGCGGCGGTATTCTGCGATACCGGCGAACGCTACCTGACGACCGATCTTTTCCAGGCCGAGGGAATATGAGCGCGATGCGCGCGGAGCCTTTGCGCAAGCTCGACCGGCTGCGAGCGATATTCGCCCCGATGCGCTCGGCGATGGTCGCGTTCTCGGGCGGAGTCGATTCGACGTTCGTTCTGCGCGTCGCGCATGACGTGCTCGGCGAGCGGATGCTGGCGCTCACCACGACCTCGCCTACGATGCCCGACGACGACCGGCGCTCCGCGCTCGAGATGGCGCGGATGATCGGCGCGCGCCACCTGGTCGTCGAATCCAACGAGCTCGAGGTTCCCGGCTACGCCGAGAATCCGCTCAACCGATGCTACCTCTGCAAGCACAACCTGTTCACGGTCTGCGAGGCCAAGGCAGCGGAACTCGGAATCGACGTGATCGTCGACGGACTCAACCTCGACGACCTGCGCGACTATCGCCCTGGAATCAAGGCCGCGGGAGAAAAGCGCGTTCGCCATCCGCTGGTCGAAGCCGAACTGAGCAAGGCCGAGATTCGCGAACTGTCGCGCGCGCTGGGCCTGCCGACCTGGGATCGGCCGGCGTCGCCGTGCCTCTCGTCGCGGTTTCCGTACGGGACGCGGATCACGCCTGAAGGGCTC
This genomic window contains:
- the larE gene encoding ATP-dependent sacrificial sulfur transferase LarE, producing MSAMRAEPLRKLDRLRAIFAPMRSAMVAFSGGVDSTFVLRVAHDVLGERMLALTTTSPTMPDDDRRSALEMARMIGARHLVVESNELEVPGYAENPLNRCYLCKHNLFTVCEAKAAELGIDVIVDGLNLDDLRDYRPGIKAAGEKRVRHPLVEAELSKAEIRELSRALGLPTWDRPASPCLSSRFPYGTRITPEGLEQVERGERLLHAMGFRIARVRHHGEVARLEVEQSEIARLLEPATREGVDRELRKLGFRFVTVDLKGFRSGSLNEGVASAAPADSIAPGGAR